One genomic segment of Oncorhynchus kisutch isolate 150728-3 linkage group LG15, Okis_V2, whole genome shotgun sequence includes these proteins:
- the LOC109905391 gene encoding coatomer subunit delta-like translates to MVLLAAAVCTKAGKAIVSRQFVEMTRTRVEGLLAAFPKLMGLGKQHTFVETESVRYVYQPLDKLYMVLVTTKNSNILEDLETLRLFSRVIPEYCRVLEEGEISDHCFDLIFAFDEIVALGYRENVNLAQIRTFTEMDSHEEKVFRAVRETQEREAKAEMRRKAKELQQIRRDAERSGKKVPGFGGFGSAGMSSMSSGSIITDTIIEPEKPKMATVPVRPTGSSKALKLGARGKEVDNFVDKLRGEGETITSNTGKRPSLASNVLPPPVNVESVHMRVEEKISLTCGRDGGLQNMELLGMITLRVTDDKVSRIRLMVNNYDKKGVQLQTHPNVDKKLFTSDSVIGLKNPEKSFPLDNDVGVLKWRLQSTDDALIPLTINCWPSESATGCDVNIEYELQEESLELNDVVIAIPIPSGVGAPVVGDVDGEYKHDSRRNVLEWSLPVIDAKNKSGSLEFSVAGQPSDFFPVNVSFVSKRNYCDIQVAKVTHVEGDAPVKFSLETSFLVDKYEIL, encoded by the exons ATG GTGCTTTTGGCAGCGGCGGTGTGCACCAAGGCAGGCAAAGCCATCGTGTCACGGCAGTTTGTGGAGATGACCCGGACGCGTGTCGAGGGCCTGCTGGCTGCTTTCCCCAAGCTCATGGGCTTGGGCAAGCAGCACACGTTTGTGGAGACGGAGAGCGTGCGTTACGTCTACCAGCCGTTGGACAAGCTCTACATGGTGCTGGTCACCACCAAGAACAGCAACATCCTGGAAGACCTGGAGACGCTGCGGCTCTTCTCACGCGTG ATCCCAGAGTACTGCCGTGTGCTGGAGGAAGGGGAAATCTCAGACCACTGTTTTGATCTGATATTCGCCTTCGACGAGATCGTTGCCCTGGGCTACAGGGAGAACGTCAACCTTGCCCAGATCCGCACCTTCACCGAGATGGACTCTCACGAGGAGAAGGTGTTCCGGGCAGTCAGAGAG ACCCAGGAGCGAGAGGCCAAAGCAGAGATGCGGCGAAAGGCTAAAGAGCTGCAGCAGATCAGGCGAGACGCCGAGCGCTCGGGGAAGAAGGTGCCGGGCTTCGGCGGCTTCGGCAGTGCCGGGATGAGCAGCATGTCCTCCGGGTCCATCATCACAGACACCATCATCGAACCCGAGAAACCCAAGATGGCTACCGTCCCAGTCAG GCCGACCGGATCCAGCAAAGCCCTCAAGCTGGGCGCCAGGGGGAAAGAGGTGGACAACTTTGTGGACAAGctcaggggggagggggagaccaTCACGTCCAACACAGGGAAAAGGCCTTCGCTTGCGTCCAATGTCCTACCGCCACCAGTTAATGTGGAGAG tgtccacatgaGAGTTGAGGAGAAGATCAGCCTGACCTGTGGACGTGACGGCGGTCTACAGAACATGGAGCTCCTAGGCATGATCACCCTGAGAGTGACCGACGACAAGGTCAGCCGCATCCGCCTGATGGTCAACAACTACGACAAGAAGGGAGTACAACTGCAG ACACATCCCAACGTAGATAAGAAGCTCTTCACTTCAGACTCTGTGATTGGTCTGAAGAACCCTGAGAAGTCTTTCCCCCTCGACAACGACGTGGGGGTGCTGAAGTGGAGGCTCCAAAGCACAGACGATGCCCTCATACCTCTAACCA TAAACTGCTGGCCTTCAGAGAGCGCTACTGGCTGCGACGTGAACATAGAATATGAACTGCAGGAGGAGAGCCTTGAACTGAACGACGTAGTTATTGCTATCCCAATACC ATCTGGAGTTGGGGCACCCGTGGTTGGAGACGTGGACGGAGAGTATAAGCacgacagcagacggaacgttcTAGAGTGGAGCCTACCCGTCATAGATGCCAAAAACAAAAGCGGCAGCCTGGAGTTCAGTGTCGCCGGGCAACCCAGCGACTTCTTCCCCGTCAACGTGTCCTTTGTGTCCAAACGCAATTACTGCGACATACAG GTTGCCAAAGTGACTCACGTAGAAGGAGACGCACCAGTGAAATTCTCTTTAGAAACTTCGTTCCTCGTCGACAAATACGAgatcctgtaa